A genomic region of Candidatus Krumholzibacteriota bacterium contains the following coding sequences:
- a CDS encoding GlsB/YeaQ/YmgE family stress response membrane protein, whose amino-acid sequence MSILWFLLIGGVAGWIAGLIMKGRGFGILGNIIVGIIGGIVGGWLFGLLGIGGEGVIGSLLTALVGAIVLLFIIGLIKNR is encoded by the coding sequence ATGAGCATCCTGTGGTTTCTGCTGATCGGCGGCGTTGCCGGATGGATTGCCGGCCTGATCATGAAGGGGCGGGGCTTCGGAATCCTCGGCAACATCATTGTGGGTATCATCGGGGGCATCGTCGGCGGCTGGTTGTTCGGCCTGCTCGGCATCGGCGGGGAAGGTGTCATCGGATCGCTTTTGACCGCCCTGGTCGGGGCGATCGTCCTCCTGTTCATCATCGGCCTGATAAAGAACAGGTAG
- a CDS encoding T9SS type A sorting domain-containing protein: protein MRSTSLLSCALLAVLFAAGAAQAGEVRAVYRFDAPRIEPRGGGFSALVFENTIGLGPVGEPAFPFRGARILLPEGERAASVRIERRDWTPVAGTCRLAPRQAFIPVSAPRRSDLRVNEAAYGVDRWVEPETARFRTFHYRGHPIAVGSFSPAAFHPRGGLVGWYGEIELVVETSPDPRATEAAELRRTDAETIARLSALVDNPGAAPAPADSRAEELGFERYEYLILTNETLASSFEPLRRFYNRRGIRTKIVAWESVEEVFDGIDPADNVRRAIRDAYIHNGITHVLLGGDADGHPDDPKTVPFRPLYCGFLLEGILADPTFEHDNNIPADIYFACLDGSWNDDADTAWGEPGEDDLFAEVAVGRAPVDDPAEAADFVNKTILYQSSPVAGMNRSVVLLGEKLWDEPLVYGGDCMDELVGTCVANGYETCGYPVGFAVTRRYERDGDYWYNADVCHEVNDGTLWLAHLGHSYTHYCMHLRPDQINEYTFANDGSAAPFPVFYSQGCYAGAFDNRMSSTQWDPVDCIGEIFVTTPHCAVAFIGNSRFGLADAPGTDGPNQHFMREFFDAVFSEGCNTLGEANNRSKEEVAPFLVPPDLYETGGLRWVYYCLNLLGDPVMETWTDEPNPMSVSHPILMSRGAASIVVDTGVEGALVALWADGECFARGVADAGGTATVERCRTIPDSLTSIEIDAWAHDREAYRGLVFFRDPATGADAPPPLLRLEQNEPNPFNPSTVIRFVLDRPGRALLRVYDVRGRRVATLVDGRLDAGLHAVPWRPAGAASGVYLYVLETGGRRIARKAVLLR, encoded by the coding sequence ATGAGGTCGACGAGTCTGCTTTCCTGCGCCCTGCTCGCCGTACTTTTCGCGGCCGGCGCCGCCCAGGCCGGCGAAGTGCGCGCCGTCTACCGCTTCGACGCCCCGCGCATCGAGCCGCGCGGCGGCGGATTCTCCGCGCTCGTCTTCGAGAACACGATCGGGCTCGGCCCCGTCGGCGAGCCGGCCTTTCCCTTCCGCGGCGCCCGCATCCTCCTGCCCGAGGGCGAACGCGCGGCGTCGGTGCGCATCGAGCGACGAGACTGGACCCCCGTCGCCGGCACCTGCCGTCTCGCCCCCCGCCAGGCCTTCATCCCCGTCAGCGCCCCGCGTCGAAGCGACCTGCGGGTGAACGAGGCGGCCTACGGCGTCGACCGGTGGGTCGAGCCGGAGACGGCACGGTTCCGCACCTTCCATTACCGGGGGCACCCGATCGCCGTCGGCTCCTTCAGTCCCGCCGCCTTCCATCCGCGAGGCGGTCTCGTCGGCTGGTACGGCGAGATCGAGCTCGTCGTCGAGACGTCGCCCGACCCGCGCGCAACCGAGGCGGCCGAGCTCCGCCGGACGGACGCCGAAACGATCGCCCGGCTCTCCGCGCTCGTGGACAATCCGGGGGCGGCGCCGGCGCCGGCCGACTCCCGCGCCGAGGAACTCGGCTTCGAGCGCTACGAGTACCTCATCCTCACCAACGAGACCCTCGCCTCCTCCTTCGAGCCGCTCAGGCGATTCTACAACCGGCGCGGCATCCGCACGAAGATCGTCGCCTGGGAGAGCGTCGAAGAGGTCTTCGACGGGATCGACCCGGCGGACAACGTCCGGCGGGCGATCCGCGACGCCTACATCCACAACGGGATCACGCACGTCCTGCTCGGCGGCGACGCCGACGGCCATCCCGACGACCCGAAGACCGTCCCCTTCCGTCCCCTCTACTGCGGCTTCCTCCTCGAGGGGATACTCGCGGACCCGACCTTCGAGCACGACAACAACATCCCGGCCGATATCTACTTCGCCTGCCTCGACGGCTCGTGGAACGACGACGCCGACACGGCGTGGGGCGAGCCGGGCGAGGACGACCTCTTCGCCGAGGTCGCCGTCGGCCGCGCGCCGGTCGACGACCCGGCCGAGGCGGCCGACTTCGTGAACAAGACGATCCTCTACCAGTCGAGCCCGGTCGCCGGCATGAACCGCTCGGTCGTCCTCCTCGGCGAGAAGCTCTGGGACGAACCGCTCGTCTACGGGGGCGACTGCATGGACGAGCTCGTCGGCACGTGCGTTGCGAACGGCTACGAGACCTGCGGCTACCCGGTCGGCTTCGCCGTGACGCGCCGCTACGAACGCGACGGCGACTACTGGTACAATGCCGACGTCTGTCACGAGGTGAACGACGGCACGCTCTGGCTGGCGCATCTCGGGCATTCCTACACGCATTACTGCATGCACCTGAGGCCCGACCAGATAAACGAATACACCTTCGCCAACGACGGATCCGCTGCGCCCTTTCCCGTCTTCTACTCGCAGGGCTGCTACGCGGGAGCCTTCGACAACCGGATGTCCTCCACCCAATGGGATCCCGTGGACTGCATCGGCGAGATCTTCGTCACCACGCCCCACTGCGCCGTCGCCTTCATCGGCAACTCGCGATTCGGACTCGCCGACGCCCCCGGCACCGACGGGCCCAACCAGCATTTCATGCGCGAGTTCTTCGATGCCGTCTTCTCAGAGGGCTGCAACACCCTCGGCGAGGCGAACAACCGCTCGAAGGAGGAGGTGGCGCCCTTCCTCGTCCCGCCCGACCTCTACGAGACGGGCGGTCTCCGCTGGGTCTACTACTGCCTGAACCTGCTCGGGGACCCGGTCATGGAGACGTGGACCGACGAACCGAATCCGATGAGCGTCTCGCACCCGATCCTGATGAGCCGCGGCGCCGCTTCGATCGTCGTCGACACGGGAGTCGAGGGAGCCCTCGTCGCCCTCTGGGCCGACGGCGAGTGCTTCGCCCGGGGCGTGGCCGACGCCGGCGGCACGGCGACCGTCGAACGCTGCCGGACGATCCCCGACTCGCTCACCTCGATCGAGATCGACGCGTGGGCCCACGACCGCGAGGCGTACCGGGGCCTCGTCTTCTTCAGGGATCCGGCCACCGGCGCGGACGCGCCGCCGCCGCTTCTGCGCCTCGAACAGAACGAGCCGAATCCATTCAATCCGTCGACGGTCATCCGCTTCGTCCTCGACCGGCCGGGGCGCGCCCTCCTGCGCGTCTACGACGTGCGGGGACGGCGCGTCGCCACCCTCGTCGACGGCCGTCTCGACGCCGGGTTGCACGCGGTTCCGTGGCGCCCCGCCGGCGCGGCGAGCGGCGTCTATCTCTACGTGCTCGAGACGGGCGGGCGGCGGATCGCCCGCAAGGCCGTCCTCCTGCGCTGA
- a CDS encoding S8 family serine peptidase, with protein MRPLVAVSCILVFLTAAVGSPAAGGKFDPSLRFLADHRAAPLLAGMAGRPFLAAGAGESVVVTAKFDHVLSGAEIEALRADGVRFFEAGGDIARTGAIYPLRVPWEALDGLAARRELLRVEAAWNPVVLPLLDVSAVEIEAAAARGYDDPLGAPIAGSGMRIADFDTGIDVFHPSFFRADGDTLDWIDADESGDFTAGTDAVDLDGDGFADAGETLDFLDGWIYDPAHVWGAGYPSNDDGVCQTWWDWLYNDANGNGEREYGPGDGFAESDPTYGELLFIALDDDADGELDPGERLVALGTSKVRATANADQVERERGVDLIMNENDTNGHGTAVSGILAGGWPGRHRFTGVAPDAEILAGYFFSGLPISYLVPWARSREADAMLYEFGGFVWEPLDGSTLDAEIISIENETIVQVTPSGNLARGGKHAISNVPANDSTTVRIGVPQYNGQDIGYLYGTVLWRTAIDDLVFRMETPLGGRFTFEPGLYEFDGYYFWFDWYESDRGTMEFDFYVAYNNNPNVLGTWELTIVNETAGEIETIENVADNLSSWAGGAEWLDDVSNDRNVTWPATADSAFCNASYSTRGFEGYGGVGAGSIPPGEISAFSGRGARIDGKHLLDIASPGNYDVYSTRTSQDTGGYPLGGYRQFSGTSAAGPHVAAAVALVKQSDTTLTADGIQGRIAAAALADGFTGAVYNDTWGWGKLRILDALGVAVAVGEIERGDRPPRLVLDANWPNPFNPVTWIPFYIPADGRASIRIYDVRGRLVRVLRERRYEAGAHSVMWDGRDEAGREAVSGVYFCVLRAGDETRSRKLVLLR; from the coding sequence ATGAGACCGCTCGTCGCCGTTTCCTGCATCCTCGTTTTCCTGACCGCCGCGGTTGGATCGCCGGCGGCCGGCGGGAAATTCGACCCCTCCCTCCGCTTTCTCGCGGACCACCGCGCCGCCCCCCTCCTCGCCGGGATGGCGGGGCGTCCCTTTCTCGCGGCCGGGGCCGGGGAATCGGTCGTCGTGACGGCGAAGTTCGACCACGTCCTCTCCGGCGCCGAGATCGAGGCGCTCCGCGCCGACGGCGTCCGCTTCTTCGAGGCCGGCGGCGACATCGCGCGCACCGGGGCGATCTATCCCCTCAGGGTGCCGTGGGAGGCCCTCGACGGCCTCGCCGCGCGCCGCGAGCTGCTGCGCGTCGAGGCGGCCTGGAACCCCGTCGTCCTTCCCCTGCTCGACGTGAGCGCGGTCGAGATCGAGGCGGCGGCCGCCCGGGGCTACGACGACCCGCTCGGCGCCCCGATCGCCGGCTCGGGGATGCGGATCGCCGATTTCGACACGGGGATCGATGTCTTCCATCCCTCCTTCTTCCGCGCCGACGGCGACACGCTCGACTGGATCGACGCCGACGAATCCGGCGATTTCACCGCGGGAACGGACGCGGTGGACCTGGACGGCGACGGTTTCGCCGACGCCGGCGAGACGCTCGACTTCCTGGACGGGTGGATCTACGATCCCGCCCACGTCTGGGGCGCGGGCTACCCGAGCAACGACGACGGCGTCTGCCAGACCTGGTGGGACTGGCTCTACAACGACGCGAACGGCAACGGCGAACGCGAATACGGTCCGGGCGACGGCTTCGCCGAAAGCGACCCGACCTACGGCGAGCTTCTCTTCATCGCTCTCGACGACGACGCCGACGGCGAACTCGACCCGGGCGAGCGACTCGTCGCCCTCGGCACGTCGAAGGTGCGGGCCACGGCGAACGCCGACCAGGTGGAACGCGAGCGCGGCGTCGACCTCATCATGAACGAAAACGACACGAACGGCCACGGCACGGCCGTCTCGGGGATCCTCGCCGGCGGCTGGCCGGGACGCCACCGCTTCACCGGCGTCGCCCCCGATGCCGAGATCCTCGCCGGCTACTTCTTCTCGGGGCTCCCCATCTCCTACCTCGTGCCCTGGGCCCGCTCCCGCGAGGCCGACGCGATGCTCTACGAGTTCGGGGGGTTCGTCTGGGAGCCGCTCGACGGCTCCACCCTCGACGCCGAGATCATCTCGATCGAGAACGAGACGATCGTCCAGGTGACGCCCTCGGGCAACCTCGCCCGCGGCGGCAAGCACGCAATCTCGAACGTTCCGGCGAACGACTCGACGACCGTGCGGATCGGCGTCCCCCAGTACAACGGCCAGGACATCGGCTACCTCTACGGGACGGTCCTCTGGCGGACGGCGATCGACGACCTCGTCTTCCGCATGGAGACGCCGCTCGGCGGGCGATTCACCTTCGAACCGGGCCTGTACGAATTCGACGGCTACTACTTCTGGTTCGACTGGTACGAGAGCGACCGCGGGACGATGGAGTTCGACTTCTACGTCGCCTACAACAACAATCCGAACGTCCTCGGCACGTGGGAGCTCACGATCGTCAACGAAACGGCCGGCGAGATAGAGACGATCGAGAACGTCGCCGACAATCTCTCCTCGTGGGCCGGCGGCGCCGAGTGGCTCGACGACGTCTCCAACGACCGCAACGTCACCTGGCCGGCGACCGCCGACAGCGCCTTCTGCAACGCCTCCTACTCGACGCGCGGCTTCGAGGGGTACGGCGGCGTCGGCGCCGGGTCGATCCCGCCGGGCGAGATCAGCGCCTTCAGCGGCCGCGGGGCGAGGATCGACGGCAAGCACCTGCTCGACATCGCCTCGCCGGGCAACTACGACGTCTACTCGACCCGGACGAGCCAGGACACCGGCGGCTATCCGCTCGGCGGCTACCGCCAGTTCAGCGGCACGAGCGCCGCGGGGCCGCACGTGGCGGCCGCCGTCGCCCTCGTGAAGCAGTCCGACACGACGCTCACCGCCGACGGGATCCAGGGGCGGATCGCCGCGGCCGCCCTGGCCGACGGGTTCACCGGCGCCGTCTACAACGACACGTGGGGCTGGGGCAAGCTCCGCATCCTCGACGCGCTGGGCGTCGCCGTCGCCGTCGGGGAGATCGAGAGGGGCGACCGGCCGCCGCGGCTCGTCCTCGACGCCAACTGGCCCAACCCCTTCAATCCCGTGACGTGGATCCCCTTCTACATCCCCGCGGACGGGCGGGCGAGCATCAGGATCTACGACGTGCGCGGACGGCTCGTGCGCGTTCTCCGCGAGCGGCGTTACGAGGCCGGGGCGCACAGCGTCATGTGGGACGGACGGGACGAGGCGGGCCGCGAGGCCGTCTCGGGGGTCTACTTCTGCGTGCTGCGCGCGGGAGACGAGACGCGGTCGCGGAAACTCGTGTTGCTGCGGTGA
- a CDS encoding PD40 domain-containing protein gives MGKRELLFLVVAALMVAGVAHAEPESRLMRFPDIHGDRIVFTYGGDLWLVPAEGGTATRLTSHGGNEGFAKFSPDGETIAFTGLYDGNNDVYTIPVGGGVPKRLTYHSMGDLVVDWHPSGKQILFRSSRESKTNPGPRYRRLFLVGVDGGYPEALPLFEGELTSFSPDGTKIAYNRMSREFRTWKRYRGGMAQEIWLYDLKKNVSEKLTDFEGTDAFPMWFGDRVYFVSDRSHAMNIFCLDMKTREIRQITSHREYDVKWPSLGDGRIVYENGGFLYVLDLATEKAERIKVQVPGELNSTRPHFVNAAGMIRTFDLSASGKRAIFGARGEIFTVPAEKGVARNISRTSGVRERSPAYSPDGRWIAYFADETGEYELYTRPADGTGDPVRVTKGLHNYPFLLKWSPDSKKILFYDQTFKLYWADVEAKKFHVIDEDDWGDLNDFAWSHDSKWIAYSKRDFDSALSSIWLYSLDEGRSQRVTSGMYNDYDPTFDPGGKYLFFVSDRSQNIRFHSREFDVDFPYPSTVCVLTLAADTPSLLAPESDEVEVKEEEKKDENENGDEKKKKNEEKTDEEKKDEEGIKIDFDGIEHRVVALPLGTGNFIGLYALEGKLLFAEVPSTPISLNGMPGSAELKFFDFKEREAKTVIAGINGYDVSADGKKIIYSARGQYGIIDVAPGKKVGDGSISTAGLTMKLDPRAEWAQMFNEAWRLERDFFYVDNMHGVDWDAMKKRYEQFIPYLTSRDDLNYVIGELIAELCVGHSYVGGGDYYPSASFIGGGKLGCDLEIDSKSGRYRISKIYGGRNWDPQFIAPLAQPGIAVEEGNFLLAINGVDLKYPTNPYELLEGLAGEQTIVTVGTTPGDDDPKDYTVVPVASDINLRYDDWVEGNRLKTLEASGGKIGYIHVPSTAVWGLVEFARQFYAQARMEGIVVDVRYNSGGWMPTLFTDRLSRRISSLWGERYGRVNPFPVAAPVGHMACIINERAGSGGDAFPFFFRQNKLGPLVGKRTWGGLVGMNRNLPLVDGGMVTVPTVGFMNLDEEYDVENEGIAPDIEVENMPDEVVKGRDPQLERTIEYLMQKISEDPPRTKYTKPKDPDKS, from the coding sequence ATGGGCAAACGGGAACTGCTGTTCCTGGTCGTGGCGGCCCTGATGGTCGCCGGCGTCGCGCACGCCGAGCCGGAAAGCCGTCTCATGCGCTTTCCCGACATCCACGGCGACAGGATCGTCTTCACGTACGGCGGCGATCTCTGGCTCGTGCCGGCCGAAGGAGGCACGGCGACGAGGCTCACGTCGCACGGCGGGAACGAGGGCTTCGCGAAGTTCTCCCCGGACGGGGAGACGATCGCCTTCACCGGCCTCTACGACGGCAACAACGACGTCTACACGATCCCCGTGGGCGGCGGCGTGCCGAAGCGGCTGACCTACCATTCGATGGGTGACCTCGTCGTCGACTGGCATCCCTCGGGCAAACAGATCCTCTTCCGGTCGTCCCGCGAATCGAAGACCAACCCCGGACCACGCTACCGCCGGCTCTTCCTCGTCGGCGTGGACGGCGGCTACCCGGAGGCCCTGCCCCTCTTCGAGGGGGAGCTGACCTCCTTCTCCCCCGACGGCACGAAGATCGCCTACAACCGCATGTCGCGCGAGTTCCGCACGTGGAAACGCTATCGCGGCGGCATGGCGCAGGAGATCTGGCTCTACGACCTGAAGAAGAACGTCTCGGAGAAGCTCACCGACTTCGAGGGCACCGACGCCTTCCCGATGTGGTTCGGGGACCGCGTCTACTTCGTCTCCGACCGTTCCCACGCGATGAACATCTTCTGCCTCGACATGAAGACGAGGGAGATCCGGCAGATCACCAGCCACAGGGAATACGACGTCAAGTGGCCGAGCCTCGGCGACGGCAGGATCGTCTACGAGAACGGCGGCTTCCTGTACGTCCTCGACCTGGCAACGGAGAAGGCCGAGCGGATCAAGGTACAGGTGCCCGGCGAGCTCAACTCCACGCGGCCGCATTTCGTGAACGCCGCGGGGATGATCCGCACCTTCGATCTATCCGCCTCCGGCAAGCGCGCGATCTTCGGCGCCCGGGGCGAGATCTTCACCGTGCCGGCCGAGAAGGGCGTGGCCAGGAACATCAGCCGCACCTCCGGCGTACGGGAACGGTCGCCCGCATACTCCCCCGACGGCAGATGGATCGCCTACTTCGCCGACGAAACGGGCGAATACGAGCTCTACACGCGCCCGGCGGACGGCACGGGCGATCCCGTGCGCGTGACCAAGGGGCTCCACAACTACCCCTTCCTGCTGAAATGGTCTCCCGACAGCAAGAAGATCCTCTTCTACGACCAGACCTTCAAGCTCTACTGGGCCGATGTCGAGGCGAAGAAATTCCACGTGATCGACGAGGACGACTGGGGCGATCTCAACGATTTCGCCTGGTCGCATGACAGCAAGTGGATCGCCTACTCGAAGCGCGACTTCGACAGCGCCCTCAGTTCGATCTGGCTTTACTCCCTCGACGAGGGACGCTCGCAGCGCGTCACGAGCGGGATGTACAACGACTACGATCCCACGTTCGACCCGGGCGGCAAGTACCTCTTCTTCGTCTCCGACCGCTCGCAGAACATCCGGTTCCACTCGCGCGAGTTCGACGTCGACTTCCCCTACCCCTCCACCGTCTGCGTCCTCACGCTGGCGGCCGACACGCCGAGCCTCCTCGCTCCCGAGAGCGACGAGGTCGAGGTGAAGGAGGAGGAGAAGAAGGACGAGAACGAAAACGGCGACGAGAAGAAGAAGAAGAACGAGGAGAAGACCGACGAGGAGAAGAAGGACGAAGAGGGCATCAAGATCGACTTCGACGGGATCGAGCACCGCGTCGTCGCCCTTCCCCTCGGAACGGGCAACTTCATCGGGCTCTACGCCCTCGAGGGCAAGCTCCTCTTCGCCGAGGTCCCCAGCACGCCGATCTCGCTGAACGGCATGCCCGGCTCGGCGGAGCTCAAGTTCTTCGACTTCAAGGAGCGCGAGGCGAAGACGGTCATCGCCGGGATCAACGGCTACGACGTCTCCGCCGACGGCAAGAAGATCATCTACTCCGCGCGCGGCCAGTACGGGATCATCGACGTCGCCCCCGGCAAGAAGGTCGGCGACGGCTCGATCTCCACGGCCGGGCTCACGATGAAGCTCGATCCGCGGGCCGAGTGGGCGCAGATGTTCAACGAGGCGTGGCGGCTCGAGCGCGACTTCTTCTACGTCGACAACATGCACGGCGTCGACTGGGACGCGATGAAGAAGCGCTACGAGCAGTTCATTCCCTACCTGACGAGCCGCGACGACCTCAACTACGTCATCGGCGAGCTGATCGCCGAGCTGTGCGTCGGGCACTCCTACGTGGGCGGCGGCGACTACTACCCGAGCGCCTCGTTCATCGGCGGCGGCAAGCTCGGCTGCGATCTCGAGATCGACTCGAAGAGCGGCCGGTACCGCATCTCGAAGATCTACGGGGGCCGCAACTGGGATCCCCAGTTCATCGCCCCGCTCGCCCAGCCGGGGATCGCCGTCGAGGAGGGAAACTTTCTTCTCGCGATCAACGGCGTCGACCTGAAGTACCCGACGAACCCCTACGAGCTCCTCGAGGGGCTCGCCGGCGAGCAGACGATCGTCACGGTCGGCACGACGCCGGGCGACGACGACCCGAAGGATTACACGGTCGTCCCCGTCGCCAGCGACATCAACCTCCGCTACGACGACTGGGTGGAGGGGAACCGCCTGAAGACCCTCGAGGCCTCCGGCGGGAAGATCGGCTACATCCACGTCCCGTCGACGGCCGTCTGGGGACTCGTCGAGTTCGCGCGGCAGTTCTACGCGCAGGCGCGGATGGAGGGGATCGTCGTCGACGTCCGCTACAACAGCGGCGGCTGGATGCCGACCCTCTTCACCGACCGGCTCAGCCGCAGGATCTCGAGTCTCTGGGGCGAGCGGTACGGCCGCGTCAACCCCTTCCCCGTCGCCGCGCCCGTCGGCCACATGGCCTGCATCATCAACGAGCGCGCCGGCTCGGGAGGCGACGCCTTCCCCTTCTTCTTCCGCCAGAACAAGCTCGGCCCCCTCGTGGGCAAGCGGACCTGGGGCGGACTGGTCGGCATGAACCGCAACCTGCCGCTCGTCGACGGCGGCATGGTCACCGTGCCGACGGTCGGGTTCATGAACCTCGACGAGGAATACGACGTCGAGAACGAGGGGATCGCCCCCGACATCGAGGTCGAGAACATGCCCGACGAGGTCGTCAAGGGCCGTGACCCGCAACTCGAGCGGACGATCGAGTACCTGATGCAGAAGATTTCGGAGGATCCTCCGCGCACGAAGTACACCAAGCCGAAGGATCCCGACAAGAGTTGA